Sequence from the Platichthys flesus chromosome 2, fPlaFle2.1, whole genome shotgun sequence genome:
GTGGTGCAGGTAATTAAGCGGCATCTGCTGGCAGAGGAGCACACACCGCCAAAAGCTAACATGTCCGATCATACACACAGATTGGAATCAGATCTTATCAGCATGATTCCACTGCTGTGCCCAGAACACACAGGTTATGTGTCTCTATGAGTCTGTGATGCTCATTTATCAAGTtgcaaaagtttttttttattggattcCAATAACATAACCCAAGATAACAATCATATCACAATACATTTAACATACGACATGTTACATTCAAACAGCATGCACAAATTGGATTATAAATTAATAGATGGATTCAACATTGGAGAACCAATGAGAATCATTGTCTTTTTGCCTTTGAACGACAAACATGTCACAGCTCCAAGATTTGTAGTGCCTTCCTGCCACTGCAGGCCGGTGTACAATAACCACACGTGGGCGTCCAGACGACCCAGTGCACTGGCCATCTCAAAGTGCACATGAGGCGGGTCAGTGCTTGACCGTGTGTCTCTGACTGGCTTCATTCTATCAGACGGATCCATTTCCTCAAGTGTCCCAGCTGTGATCGGTGCCTTCTGTCATTTGGAGGTAAGAGCTGATGGCGTCCCTCAGCCCCTCGCTCACCAGGGAGTTGTCCGactctgtcctcttcctcttgaaGAGCATGGacctggaggacacacagaagGATTTGACGCTGTGATGAGTACAGTGATTTTATTGTTGAGGATAATGTGCCTCAAAAGCACTTTTTCCACACTAGCCcaagtttctcttttctttatttgtttagtgGTGCTCATTGTCTGGAGCATCCTGCTCTGAAAATATACACAggaacaaacactcaaacatggCAGTTACCCGTTGAAACTACAGTCATATTTACTTTCATTGTTGTTGTATACACACTTCTCGCTGAGTTTACGCAACACTGAAACCCAAATAATAGTTATAGAGTTGTCTAGAATGGCTTAGTAGAGCGCATACTTCCTCCAGATCTCAACTGTCCCCTTACATTCAATCAAGATGTCACCCACTCAGATATACAGTTCCCTTCATCAAGTTTCATCCTCTGAGTTATTAAGAAATGCCCTTTCTCGCAATGGTCCTCCTCGCCCAGGTAACTAAAACGGAGAATGAGGAGCTTCACTGAGATAGAATGTATCTATTCTAACAGGGGATTTCACAGTCCTCTACAGCAAGAGTGACACCTTGTGGATGTCAACATGAGTAGAAAAAGAGAGTCTGCTGCACCTGCTTATGTCCTTCCAGTTGATGGTCGGCCTCCTGATAGCTGTGGGTACAGGCCTGGCCTCTCTGGGGTCACTTAAACCCTGGATGAAGCAAGGCGCTGTGAGTCGACTGGACAATCCGTCTGGACGCTCTGTAAAAGGGAGTTCATTTTACATATTAGCTCTTGCAGGGTTTGAGTGTTGAGGTGAGGAAACCGAGTTTCACTCTCAGTACAAACCTGAGTAGTGTTCCACAAGGTGATGCAGGGAGGGGAAGGTGAGTCCTGGGGATATGTACACCCAGCCATTTTGGAGCGCACTGATGCGGTAGTGCTTCACATCATCGAGGTACGAGGAGTTGGTTCTCCTCAGGACCGACAGCGTGTGGCAGTCTGCAGACAGAAATAGCACATAGATTGAGCAGTGAGACTTAATTGCTTTTACCTGTTTACCCATAGGAGTAATCTTCTAAGGCAAATTAAGTAATTACATTAAATCAAACTCATCACAAATTACTGTCACTGGGTTCaagtcttaaagagacaggtcgctcaaaaaggaaaactcactcattatctactcaccactatgctgatggatttttttttctgttgttttactaCATCTAAGCAATTGATCCCCATTTACTTCGATTGTATTGGTATCTGCTGCAACAATATTTACCCCTGCAACTCCAAAAtcgagaaaaaacaaaaagaagcctCTAacctctctctgactctgactctcGCACCAGGAAGGCTCCATTCTGGTTActgggctgcagcagcagctccacagcttTGAGTCTGCTGATACCTGTGTACAACCACCTGAACACAGAGAACATAAGTGCAGCACACAATCAGACTGTGGGAAATTTTATGTTTGGAAAGTCCACTGGAACAATGACGGAGACATTCCCCGCTGGAGGAGGAGTGAAACTGCAGGAGGCAGAGGCTGACATCACATCACTGGAGAGAACAGAGGGCTGGTTTGGAACACTGAGGTAAAGTTCATCTACACAGAGATCCCTCCCACGTGTCAGGGAACTCCCCGCCTTTCTTCTAACTAATGCATATTTCTCTGGTTTctttctcacactcacacagatgcacgtacacacacgcacgcacacagtaCCGAGTTGCACAATCCTCTTCATGACTAACACGTACCTGTTTGTCACCTTGGCAGTGTAGTTGTTGGGAATGTAGCCCTCGTGACCCGTGGTCGTGGATCTCACCATCATGAAATCCCCATTGCTgttggagaaaataaaatcatgatGACTAATTGTGTCTGTCTCAGTGAAAACAAGGGGGAAGGTCAAACGTGAGGAGTTACATCACGTACTCTGATATGATGGTAAGCCTTTCTCCCATGTACATGGTCAGCTCTGTGTGACCCAAGGACGGGTAGTTATGGAGGGATACAATCGCACTCTCCTGGAGGCCTACAGAGGGAAAGATGACAtgaatttaataaatacaattagaTCTGTTACatttttctagtttttatttgctGTGGGGATTCTATCTACCTTCTACCACAGGCTCAGGTGGAGTTTCAAGGATGGGGTGGCTGGATCGAAATTTGATGGGGCAGGTGCCCATGTTCTTTGGCTTCTTACTGATTTGAACTgggtcctgctgctgtaacagagATGCAGAAGAAAGGTTGAGATAAGAAGCATGTTTAGAAAATGGTACGTTAAATAACATAATTCATAATGTGTTATTCGGTGAGCTATTACATTATGACTCCCACCAGCAGAACAGCTCACAAACGCTGAACACCTTTTGGTAAAAAGAAACCTTGCTGTAACAGGAAGGCGCTTCACCACAACAAGAGGAATAGATATCCTGTGTTAAATTTCCATCCAACATGTTTGTTACGCCACATGagaaagatttatttaaaatgatagaGTGATGAGATTTTACCCTCACTATGCATACTTCTTTTTTGACTGGGTAGCATTAAGcttaataaattcaaaaaatggAACCATAGCCGAGTCCTCCATTTATCTATCGAGCATTATTCTACAATACAGCTGATGAGTTAGGCGCTTTTTTTATCAGAGAGGAAAAGTCAGGTTATTGAGTgaatagtaaaaaaaagtgaatgaaaataaaacaagacttTATTGAGACCATGAAGTTAATTTATGTCATGGAGAAACTAAGCTTTTCAGTAAAGCTGCAATTAAATAGATTCAACATTTATTACCATGTTCAGTCTTTTATGGTACAATATTCTGCTTGGATTGCGATGATATAAGAGGATATTAACCTgattttaaacttgtttttacatttgaactATTGTTGTGATACATATGTTCAATCAATAGGTGTTTGCAAATTAAAACGcttgttttcagtttaattatTCCTGTTTATGTGTATGACATATCTTAAATTGTTAAGATTTTGGTGCACAGCAGCATGAAACTTTGTTCTAAATTGTCTCAAATCTTATTTCTTACTACATGTTCCCCTTGCTCCTATttccttgtgctgctgtgtcaatTTTGTATTAATCATTCTTATTGGGGTAGGTGGATATAATATGCTAGTGACATCGAACCTGGGTTTTTCAATTAATGAATTAAGCTTAATAgatttttgatttattgtcaCGTGAAGGA
This genomic interval carries:
- the sla2a gene encoding src-like-adapter 2 yields the protein MGTCPIKFRSSHPILETPPEPVVEGLQESAIVSLHNYPSLGHTELTMYMGERLTIISDNGDFMMVRSTTTGHEGYIPNNYTAKVTNRWLYTGISRLKAVELLLQPSNQNGAFLVRESESERDCHTLSVLRRTNSSYLDDVKHYRISALQNGWVYISPGLTFPSLHHLVEHYSERPDGLSSRLTAPCFIQGLSDPREARPVPTAIRRPTINWKDISRSMLFKRKRTESDNSLVSEGLRDAISSYLQMTEGTDHSWDT